The Elaeis guineensis isolate ETL-2024a chromosome 14, EG11, whole genome shotgun sequence genome has a segment encoding these proteins:
- the LOC105057900 gene encoding pentatricopeptide repeat-containing protein At2g29760, chloroplastic-like, with amino-acid sequence MACASPFPIHPAKTLERRVMSLIQEATTLPQLLQIHSLLLKTSLDRSIFVLAKFLRRCFAFSSPQALPHGRSIFDRIHAPDTFLWNTLIRAYLQSQEPVESLHLFHKMRLREGVTVDSFSISLALQACGRSGESTIGRAIHTHLLKVGFVSDLFVQTALVEMYAKVGDVSIARRVFDEMPERDLVSYNVMLAEYVGCDNVQEARRLFDEMPDRDLVSWNTMIHGYAMSGDLHAAQQIFDRTHEKDLFSWSLMISAYAQSRQSSEALRLFREMQLANVVPDKVTMVSVLSACGDLGALSMGKVIHRFIERKVMEVDLRLGTSLVDMYAKCGDIDSSLGVFLKLSERDVLTWSSMIIGLANHGLGMVALDFFSKMISEQMKPNEITFVGVLMACGHAGLVSEGRAHFNSMSDVHGISPTIEHYGCMVDLLGRAGHIEEARQFIKDMPFEPDAVVWRALLGACRIHKNVEVAEEAIAKLVDLEPLVDGHYVLSSNIFAHANRWDGVANLRKMMRSKSIQKVPGSSSIEVDDTVYEFVAGDKSHPRCDEIYRMLNEMIDRLKQAGYRPMISFVLQDVDETLKECILIQHSEKLAIAFGLLTSPPKSIIRIMKNLRVCEDCHWAIKLVSLVYDRQLIIRDRNRFHHFAKGKCSCRDYW; translated from the coding sequence ATGGCGTGCGCCTCTCCATTCCCCATTCACCCAGCCAAAACTCTGGAGCGTAGGGTCATGTCCCTAATCCAAGAGGCCACTACCCTCCCCCAACTCCTCCAAATCCACAGCCTCCTCCTCAAAACCTCTCTCGACCGCAGCATCTTCGTCCTCGCCAAATTCCTCCGCCGATGCTTCGCCTTTTCCTCTCCTCAGGCCTTGCCGCATGGCCGATCCATCTTTGACAGAATCCACGCCCCTGACACATTCCTATGGAACACCTTGATCCGCGCCTACTTGCAGTCGCAAGAGCCCGTCGAATCTCTTCACCTCTTCCACAAAATGAGGCTCCGTGAGGGCGTCACGGTCGATAGCTTCAGCATCTCATTAGCTCTCCAGGCATGTGGAAGGTCCGGGGAGTCTACGATTGGTAGAGCAATACACACTCATTTGTTAAAGGTCGGATTTGTATCGGATTTGTTTGTGCAGACGGCTCTCGTGGAGATGTATGCAAAGGTTGGAGATGTCAGTATCGCGAGAAGGGTTTTCGATGAAATGCCTGAGAGAGATTTAGTCTCGTACAATGTCATGCTGGCGGAGTATGTCGGGTGTGATAATGTCCAAGAAGCTCGTCGGTTGTTCGACGAGATGCCTGATAGGGATTTGGTTTCTTGGAATACAATGATCCATGGGTACGCAATGAGCGGCGATCTCCATGCTGCACAACAAATATTTGATAGGACCCACGAGAAGGACTTGTTCTCTTGGAGCTTGATGATTTCAGCATATGCACAGAGCAGGCAGTCGAGCGAGGCATTGAGGCTATTTCGTGAGATGCAGTTGGCAAATGTGGTGCCCGATAAGGTTACAATGGTCAGCGTGCTTTCTGCTTGTGGTGATCTGGGGGCTTTGAGCATGGGGAAGGTGATTCATAGGTTTATAGAGAGGAAGGTAATGGAAGTGGATCTCAGACTCGGAACTTCTCTGGTTGACATGTATGCCAAGTGCGGAGATATTGATAGTTCCCTTGGAGTCTTCCTTAAGCTGTCTGAGAGGGATGTTCTTACTTGGAGTAGCATGATCATAGGGCTTGCAAACCATGGGCTGGGGATGGTTGCCCTTGATTTCTTCTCTAAGATGATATCTGAACAAATGAAACCAAATGAGATCACTTTTGTCGGAGTGCTGATGGCTTGTGGCCATGCTGGTCTGGTCAGTGAAGGTAGGGCTCACTTTAACTCAATGAGCGATGTGCATGGCATTTCACCTACTATTGAACACTATGGATGCATGGTTGACCTCTTGGGAAGGGCTGGGCATATTGAAGAGGCGAGACAATTTATCAAAGATATGCCCTTTGAGCCAGATGCAGTTGTCTGGAGGGCACTTCTTGGTGCATGTCGAATCCATAAAAATGTTGAGGTAGCAGAAGAAGCTATAGCCAAACTTGTTGATTTAGAGCCTCTTGTTGATGGGCATTATGTCCTGTCATCAAACATTTTTGCACATGCCAACAGGTGGGATGGTGTTGCAAACTTGAGGAAAATGATGAGAAGCAAAAGCATTCAAAAGGTCCCTGGGAGCAGTTCAATTGAGGTTGATGATACAGTTTATGAGTTTGTTGCTGGTGATAAATCACACCCCAGGTGTGATGAGATCTACAGAATGTTGAACGAGATGATTGATCGACTAAAACAAGCTGGATATAGACCAATGATATCCTTCGTCTTGCAAGATGTTGATGAAACATTGAAAGAGTGCATATTGATTCAACACAGTGAGAAGTTAGCTATCGCTTTTGGACTTCTGACTTCCCCTCCAAAGTCTATTATTCGAATTATGAAGAATCTTCGAGTATGTGAGGATTGCCATTGGGCCATTAAGCTTGTCTCTTTAGTTTATGATCGCCAGCTGATCATCAGAGACCGAAACCGGTTCCACCATTTTGCCAAAGGGAAGTGCTCTTGCAGGGACTACTGGTGA
- the LOC105057898 gene encoding CBL-interacting protein kinase 1: protein MVREGREGMLLGKYEIGRTLGEGNFGKVKYARHVETGKAVAVKILDRKRIQSLKIDDQIKREIGTLKLLKHPNVVRLQEVAASKTKIYMVLEYVNGGELFDKIELKGKLSEPEGRRLFQQLIDAISYCHEKGVYHRDLKPENVLIDAKGNIKISDFGLSALPQHFGNDGLLHTTCGSPNYIAPEVLANRGYDGARSDIWSCGVILYVILVGYLPFQDRNLAVLYQKIFKGDFRIPKWLSHGAQNLLRKILNPNPITRINVAGIKEDEWFKEDYTPVVPNDDDEDKSIDDATLSIKEHNEGDFPLSPTHINAFELIGMSSFLDLSGFFEKEDVSERKIRFTSNYPPKDLFNKIKDIVTEMGYQVQRGCGKLKVLQQSKGAKSPNSPGSLSVVAEVFELSPSLYVVELRKSYGDSTLYRQLCTKLSNDLSVCKSQQLLKTQSCLQELTGFEGEMPVAAL, encoded by the exons ATGGTGAGGGAGGGAAGAGAGGGAATGCTACTGGGAAAGTACGAGATCGGGAGGACGCTCGGAGAGGGAAACTTCGGGAAGGTGAAATACGCACGCCACGTGGAGACAGGGAAGGCCGTCGCCGTGAAAATCCTCGACCGGAAGCGCATCCAATCCCTAAAGATCGATGACCAG ATAAAAAGAGAGATTGGAACGCTGAAGCTTTTGAAGCATCCGAACGTCGTTCGATTACAGGAG GTAGCGGCAAGCAAAACCAAGATTTACATGGTCCTTGAATATGTGAATGGTGGTGAATTATTCGACAAAATC GAACTGAAGGGGAAGCTCTCAGAACCAGAGGGAAGAAGGCTTTTTCAGCAGCTAATTGATGCTATAAGCTATTGCCATGAGAAGGGTGTTTACCACAGGGATTTAAAG CCGGAGAACGTTCTTATTGATGCAAAAGGGAACATAAAGATATCTGATTTTGGCCTCAGTGCTTTACCTCAGCATTTTGGGAATGATGGATTGTTGCATACAACCTGTGGCAGTCCGAATTATATTGCCCCTGAG GTCCTTGCCAACAGAGGATATGATGGTGCGAGGTCAGATATCTGGTCTTGTGGTGTAATCTTATACGTTATTCTTGTGGGATATCTTCCATTTCAAGATAGAAATCTTGCTGTTCTTTATCAGAAG ATATTCAAGGGAGACTTTCGGATCCCTAAATGGCTATCCCATGGTGCTCAAAACCTTTTACGGAAAATTCTTAATCCAAATCCTATCACCCGGATAAATGTGGCTGGAATTAAAGAAGATGAGTGGTTTAAGGAAGACTATACTCCTGTTGTTccgaatgatgatgatgaagataagAGTATTGATGATGCAACTCTCTCAATTAAAGAG CATAATGAGGGAGATTTTCCATTGTCGCCCACCCACATCAATGCTTTTGAGCTTATCGGAATGTCTTCattccttgatctttctggcTTTTTCGAAAAAGAG GATGTTTCTGAAAGGAAGATAAGATTCACGTCCAACTATCCACCGAAAGATTTGTTTAATAAGATCAAAGATATTGTTACAGAAATGGGTTATCAAGTCCAGAGGGGATGTGGAAAG CTGAAAGTCTTGCAACAGTCCAAGGGTGCAAAGAGCCCAAATAGCCCAGGATCCCTTTCTGTTGTTGCTGAG GTGTTTGAGCTCAGTCCATCTCTGTATGTTGTAGAACTAAGAAAATCATATGGAGATTCTACATTGTACAGACAG TTATGTACAAAGCTATCAAATGATTTAAGTGTCTGTAAAAGCCAGCAGCTTTTGAAGACACAATCTTGCTTGCAGGAGCTCACTGGTTTTGAAGGGGAGATGCCTGTTGCTGCTTTGTGA